A genome region from Longimicrobium sp. includes the following:
- a CDS encoding aldehyde dehydrogenase family protein has product MPSVPHLLEVPIDADDQAQIARARRLFQVQRESRWRVAQGTARERIAKLRGLRASIIRHRQALYDAVRADFRKNPAEFEITEVQLVLAEIAHATRHLKRWMRPRRVPTPALLAGGRSRVRYEPRGQVLILAPWNYPFQLLFSPLIAAVAAGNVCILRPSEKVPHTAAAMARIIVDAFPEDEVAMVAGGIETADALLSLPFDHFFFTGSIAVGRKVMRAAAEHLATVTLELGGKSPAIVDRSADLAVAAERIVWGKFVNAGQTCVAPDYVLVHQDDAQRFIAAARADIARFYGATDEARRASECFARVIDGPAFERIVGVLDQTVAGGAQIEAGGQRDASERYLAPTLLSGVQWDAPVMRGEIFGPVLPIVEYASLDEALARIGAGSKPLALYVFSRDRRATERVLRGTTAGGTIINHVLCHLANPDLPFGGVGESGQGSYHGFAGFRAFSHERAVLSMGRVGLGPLYYPPYGPRMRRIANLVSRWMERR; this is encoded by the coding sequence ATGCCCAGCGTGCCGCATCTTCTCGAGGTACCCATCGACGCCGACGACCAGGCGCAGATCGCCCGGGCGCGGCGGCTGTTCCAGGTGCAGCGCGAAAGCCGCTGGCGCGTTGCGCAGGGCACGGCGCGAGAGCGGATCGCGAAGCTGCGCGGACTGCGCGCGTCCATCATCCGCCACCGCCAGGCACTGTACGACGCCGTCCGGGCGGACTTCCGCAAGAACCCCGCGGAATTCGAGATCACCGAGGTGCAGCTGGTGCTGGCCGAGATCGCCCACGCCACCCGCCACCTGAAGCGGTGGATGAGGCCGCGCCGCGTCCCCACCCCTGCCCTGCTGGCGGGCGGGCGCAGCCGGGTGCGCTACGAGCCGCGCGGCCAGGTGCTGATCCTGGCGCCGTGGAACTACCCCTTCCAGCTGCTGTTCAGCCCGCTCATTGCCGCGGTCGCGGCCGGCAACGTCTGCATCCTGCGCCCGTCGGAGAAGGTGCCTCACACGGCAGCCGCCATGGCGCGCATCATCGTGGACGCCTTTCCCGAAGACGAAGTGGCGATGGTGGCGGGCGGCATCGAGACGGCGGACGCGCTGCTCTCGCTGCCTTTCGACCACTTCTTCTTTACGGGCTCCATCGCCGTGGGACGCAAGGTGATGCGCGCCGCGGCGGAGCACCTGGCGACGGTGACGCTGGAGCTGGGCGGAAAGTCGCCGGCCATCGTGGACCGCTCTGCGGACCTGGCCGTCGCCGCCGAGCGCATCGTGTGGGGCAAATTCGTCAACGCGGGGCAGACGTGCGTCGCGCCCGACTACGTGCTCGTGCACCAGGACGACGCACAGCGCTTCATCGCCGCCGCGCGAGCCGACATCGCGCGCTTCTACGGCGCGACGGACGAGGCGCGCCGGGCCAGCGAGTGCTTCGCGCGGGTGATCGACGGCCCGGCGTTCGAGCGCATCGTCGGCGTGCTGGACCAGACGGTGGCGGGTGGGGCACAGATCGAGGCGGGCGGGCAGCGTGACGCGTCGGAGCGATACCTGGCCCCGACGCTCCTTTCCGGCGTGCAGTGGGACGCGCCGGTGATGCGGGGCGAGATCTTCGGTCCCGTGCTCCCCATCGTGGAGTACGCGTCGCTCGACGAAGCGCTGGCCCGCATCGGCGCCGGGAGCAAGCCGCTGGCGCTGTACGTATTCAGCCGCGACCGGCGCGCCACCGAGCGCGTGCTGCGCGGCACCACGGCGGGCGGCACCATCATCAACCACGTGCTTTGCCACCTGGCCAACCCCGACCTGCCGTTCGGGGGCGTGGGCGAGAGCGGCCAGGGGAGCTATCACGGGTTCGCGGGCTTCCGCGCCTTTTCGCACGAGCGCGCCGTGCTGTCGATGGGGCGCGTGGGGCTCGGCCCGCTCTACTATCCGCCGTACGGTCCGCGGATGCGGCGCATCGCCAACCTGGTGTCGCGCTGGATGGAGCGCCGCTGA